TATGACGTATATTGGCATCTCTCATCTTCTTAATTATCGTTACTATGTCTTCATCTGGTTTCGCTGTTATAGGATCCTCTGTCATTATCTCCCATGCTTGTTTTACCTCGGGATTCCATCCCTCGGAACACGCGAAGACGAGGTCACGCTCAGTTATTATGCCCCGAAGCTTGCCTTCCTCGTCTACAACTAAGACGCTTCCAACACGTTCAGTACGCATCTTACGTGCAACATCCTTTATCGAAGCATCTGGACCTATTGTGACCGGTGGCGTGGTCATAATGTCACGGGCGCGTAACGGTATACGTCTGCGACGTAAGAGCAGTATCATGTCTATACACCCTCTACTCGTATACTATAGTATAACGTGGCTGCAGTATAAAATGAGTACCCATGACGTTTACTAGTGGGACAAAATTACCTCTTCAACACATGATATATAGTAGTCTACACTAACCAGTTGTGTAATACAAGCCATACTCATAGGTATAACGTGTATAGCAAGGATGAAACGGATAGAAGGGCTGGGCTTCGATTTCGGAAAAAGACAGTGTGTTAACTCCGGCTTTAGAACGGTGTTATGAAGTCCTCGGGCTTCGGTGGCTCTGGTGGTAGGCCCTTCCTCTCACGTATCTTCTTTACTAGATCCATTAGCATGTTGTCAGGTACTGGTGCCCAGCGACTGAACTCGGTGCCCCAGAAGGCTCTGCCCTGTGTAGCGCTTCTTAGCTCGGCTGCGAGGTCGAAGCTCTCTGCTACCGGTAGCTCTGCTATTATCCTCATCATGACGCCGTACTCTTTCATGTCTAGTATCTTGCCGCGCTTCCTGGATATCACTGCTATAACGTTGCTGACGTACTCTTGTGGTACACGTATGTCTAGCTTCTGGAGAGGCTCTAGCAGTGTTGGCTTAGAGGTTAGGATAGCTGCGTATATCGCGTTGCGGACTGCAGGGTAGATCTGTGCTGGGCCGCGGTGGGCGGGGTCCTCGTGTATCACAGCGTCGTGTAGTACTACCTTGAGGCCTCTCACAGGCTCCTTGGCTAGTGGGCCCTCCTTCATTGCTAGGCGGAAGCCCTGGATTATAGTGTCCTTGACCTCGCGGAGGTGCTGTACACCGGTTGTCTTGTCTATGAAGATGTTTATGTTCTCGTCGATTGCCCATATCCTCTTTGCTTCGTCGTAGTCCCAGCCAGCCTTCTCCTTGAGTATCTTGGCTCTCTCGTATACGTCCTGGTCCTCTGTTATCTCACCGTTCTGTATTAGCTTGATTGTCTCCTCATCTAGCGGCTCTACGCTTATGTAGAGCTTGTTGTGCTTGTTCGGGCTCTTGCCTTCGAATACCTGGCTCTTTGCACGTACTGTCTCGCGGTATACTACTATTGGCGGGCTGGTCTTCACTTCGAGGCCGAAGGTCTCCTTTAGCCACCATACAGCTATCTCTATGTGTAGTGGGCCCATACCGCTTAGCAGGTACTCGCCTGTCTCCTGGTTGATCTTGACCTGTATTGTTGGGTCTTCTATGCTGAGCTTGTATAGCGCGTCTATCAGCTTAGGTAGGTCCTTGGGGTTCTTAGGCTCTATAGCTAC
The window above is part of the Pyrodictium delaneyi genome. Proteins encoded here:
- a CDS encoding CBS domain-containing protein, with translation MILLLRRRRIPLRARDIMTTPPVTIGPDASIKDVARKMRTERVGSVLVVDEEGKLRGIITERDLVFACSEGWNPEVKQAWEIMTEDPITAKPDEDIVTIIKKMRDANIRHIPVVDDNGKPLGMISARDILDFIMTLAGLGIFHEFPSE